A genomic stretch from Herpetosiphonaceae bacterium includes:
- a CDS encoding response regulator, translated as MNREAPRILVIDDDEAVRRTLAELLRRDAYIVATAPNGQAALALVEHEVFDLVLLDLWMPGLSSWEVAQRLLAQRPTLAILVLTGDSMAEYERERWLAAGIEYLLKTSAPWDVLRRIAAALAEREVAM; from the coding sequence ATGAATCGTGAAGCGCCACGGATCTTGGTCATTGATGACGACGAAGCCGTGCGTCGCACCCTGGCGGAGCTGCTGCGGCGCGATGCCTATATCGTCGCCACCGCGCCGAACGGCCAGGCAGCGCTGGCGCTGGTCGAGCACGAGGTCTTCGATCTTGTGCTGCTCGACTTGTGGATGCCCGGCCTGAGCAGCTGGGAGGTAGCCCAGCGGCTCCTCGCGCAGCGCCCAACGCTGGCGATTCTGGTGCTCACCGGCGATAGCATGGCAGAGTATGAGCGGGAGCGCTGGTTGGCGGCTGGGATCGAGTACCTGCTCAAGACGAGCGCGCCCTGGGATGTCCTCAGGCGTATCGCGGCAGCCCTCGCCGAGCGCGAGGTAGCGA